TGCCAAATCTTCTCGATATTCTACGAGAGCTGGCACGGAATCGAtacattcgtcgctattccatattctgcgaaaccttacgtctcgcctgaactgcctagctacgccgagtgtcctcctTCACCACCTAAGTCCAGAACATCCATTTTCAGCCGGGGGTCTCtcccagctcgaacccgacaaactcctcagaactcatTGAACAgggcgatctgctggtctccttaatatatgaccaaagaagcgaaggaGATTATGCGAGGCGCCAAGCAGCTttctttccgtgcaatcaaacCTATTCATCACCCTagacggtgctgcccaagtctccgatccgtacataaTGCGAAATGCAGATAGGTAGATTCGCAGCTAGACTTCGTTGCTGATGTgagtcgaccacaggcacttcGTCAAAGAGTTAAtcgcagaagtggccttagcgtaTCTCTGCTAAATATCTTTCGCATACCCGCCGTTGTTATTCAGCATACaacccaggtaacagaactcatcgacgagtttgAAGTTTTACATTGCTtcccgcgaatataacaacatcgttgccgtactcgagatcggtcaaggggcACCTTGATGGTGCAAAGATGATGTCAGCAGGGCACTGAcagactgttcttcgcatgatgtcatcaATAGCtaagttgaacaggaaggatcctgccactgccccttgtcttactccgattaccacctcaaacggttttGTATATCTGACTGGTATTCGAACTGCAGTAGCtcttcgttgattcatgtcatcaagcaggCGAACGAATcctcctggtactccatcggcccGGAGCGCGTTGGGAAGACGGTCTCGATGAAGAGAGTcaaaagcggcttcaaagtccagaaacatTAATTGCAGTAATTTCGAATTTCAAACTTCAGATTTCGACCACTCTCCTAACCATGACAACAGACGAAAAAGCTGGCTTTCCAGCTGGCCAATCGTAGAGGATtaaaagatgtaaaaaaagcttgctcgtcgcacactttttttttgcgacgctCAGTAAGTCGGCCAAGGATAATCCGTCCAAAACCATGTACATAagacgcagcaaagagatttcCCGATAATTCTCCGTGACAACTATAACTTTCTGTGGAGGGggattatgatagcgtgtctccacgagtcaggtatcctttcgtctatccatattgaattTGAAGTGAACCCTCCAAACTGGAAGGATTGCTTCAGCGACAGCCACTCCATTGCCGGTGTTGATGACTGGAggacatcttttcatcttgccgctgtACTGCTTCAATGAAGGATATGCTTTCCGCGGGTACTTGTCCTCCGGtgcttttcaaactccttcgctcttgacatCCACTCGTTTGCGCGGTCTCTTGAAACTGGCGACGCAACTTCCTCCTCAGGCGCTTTTCCTGAATGAAATCGTCAGTGCTGCGGGCGATCCATAAAGGAATATACGAGAATTTCATATTCGCCTATGCGAagacaaacttcttccgcagCATTTGAACCGGAAGTGTTTCCTTTGCAGCCTCCTGggtgcactttgtgaaggaatccgcataaTAAAGCTTCtccctggtccgtactccaatatgaatagacacacattggtggaatttcgttctgcattcttcgtctttcaggcCTGTCATATCGATTTTCAGTTGAGGAGGACCTGTtaggtttctcttgtggaacaaCTGTCCTAAGGCttagaagaactggacggtggtcaaaGTCGAATAGAACGTACCAAATAGCtctggattttcggatatccgaaTGAGGGATGTTCTTCGACAGAACGTAGTCCAGCTGAAGTTTAAgtgtcctcatcttccgcttgagCTGTCCTTTAGACATTAAAAGCGTCAATCCCTGGCACGTGAGCTGATAGCATAGATCATTTCCCTTAAACacggaagcgatgatgaggcccgtctgttcacgTAAGTCGACCAAACGGTCACCGTTATCCGACATGCACTCCACTGAGTAAAACCATTTTCCTAGCtcaagtcccatcttcgcgTTTGCTTTGATTCTGATAATGACCACCTGTTCGCTGGGTTTTTTTAGACATTGTGTTCATCATAGACAACGTTCTTATTTTTGTCCTCAGTGGTTTCCGTGGGTGCGTGGGGAGCTACGATTAATATTTAGTTTACGTCTTCTGGGATTCCCAAGCCGTACAAAgacgcatctagacgacgttgaaccAAATCCCTGCACCAgcttgttgtaatcgttcctcacaacTACCGCACAACcaccttctttcttctcatcagcatcgccgcagtatagtgtaattttcgatgctgatgacgtgccgatctctcatgcgtgtttcctgcaacgcagcaaacggcacacagagggcggcttgttggagttcacccGACaatgttcggcagttcagcgtgacgaaacgaatgccttgttgccaaagatttcaTGCTCCGTTAAGGCAGTCGACCTTCCCGGTTATAGGCTTTGgtgatgtgctggacgacagcatctttttgcaatgtatgggaatctttcgccatgcAACAGtccaggttatatagctcccAATGTGTTCActttcccaatgcgtacactcgaacgcctgattgcgttagGTTAAAGCAGGGGCACCaggagcaggtagcaatcagacttgtatacgcggcctCCTTCAAACGTTATTGGCATGTATACGCGACTCCATTCGTAAaacataaaaggataaaaggataaagttcctggcgttaatcaatccgcttgggatgcgcccccacgttcacttcaattcagaatcgtttgaagtttacgaacgtgtatctggcctatacaatgacttgcggtggctagccgatgtgtcaggtcggtgcttttatcctcccagacaagtctggtaccactttatcgaccctggagggatgaaagggttggtgagcactagggcagattcgaacctccgatcgatcgtgcaggaagcggaacctctaaccgctacaccacacccgcctcTCGTAAAACATATTTCAAGGTACTAAACGTTTTCATCCTTTTACTCAACagttaacataaaatgaaaaggTGACATAGTTATAAGATGACTCACAATGTCTCATTTACTTCACAACGAAACAGTTTGGAAGTATTTGGCGGTGCTGGTGCACAATAATGTCGCTAATTCCAATTTCTGGGGCCTATACACCGTTCTGTAGAATCTTTCTCTCAGCGCTTTCTTTGTCGAAAGGCCGATACGATACAGTAGGACCCATCTCACCCCACTTAATCAGTTTCTGAGCGCATCATTCTGACAAATTTGTACCCATCTATCTCCTCTCCGAAATTTTGCACTACACAACcgtatacacatatacacagaATAAATCTGTTAACACATAATACGAAAGTGACTGGAATTAGTTCAGGTGTATTCCCACTCGAGAATATCATGCTTTGCGAATTACTGGTAGAATAACACCAAACTTACAGTCAGCGTAGAATGTGTTATAAAGCGGTGACGCGACGCGTCCTCGGCAGAAGCGTACACTGAGCTCTCCATAGTATGCGTGAAGCTacctcaacatttttttcttgctgctttTTAAAGtccttcactgtttttttttcatatagtTCATGATTAGAGTTGAGTAGTCTTTGCAAAGCCATTTTCCACGAGAACCTACGtgattttttgattgattattCCACAGTCGCAATAGTGATAGACAATCAaagttttgaagagaaaaaatcgtgAAGGAGACCAGAAAACTCGTCAATATAAAATACCTAAGCATTATGACACCTAATCAATTTCACTCCGTTTTCATGTCACATTGGTACCTAATAATCGGGTATTTTTTATACTTTCAACTCAAGCTATGTCATTTTTCAGGCATCTTCGCGCTCAATATTTCATATCGTTAAAATAATTCATGATCatagtcgaactttcgcaacGTATAAAGTGCCTTCCGATCAATTTACAGCAGCTTTTCAGCTTTCTTTCGAAAGTGGGGCACAGTTTCAAGGCAGCttgaatggaaatgaaacGGAGCATACCGATTGATTTTCTATCAAACGCAgcagaatttcaaaaacgatACGAACTCAGAGTGGACAATATTGTGTGTTAATGGACGTTGTCAAAGAACATTTCACTTACATATTACCCTAAAAAAGAATTCTAGTAGTAATCAGGTAAGCTATACtctatttatctatctatttctTGCTTACAACTGCAAAGACAGCATTTGGAGATTTGTATTGGCCCACTGCGGCGATATTTCCAACCGAAATAACGTCACTACATTTTCAAGAGAAACACTCCAACTAAATGTCCTTCTAGTATACCTTCTCCCCTTTACTGAactaaaacataaaaatccTGCTTCATTTTGTTAGGGGACCATCTGATATCTCTTATTTGTAGCTGGACGTGCCTAGAATAAACAAGTCTCGGCAACTATATATAAAAGGACTGCTTTTTGAATTCAAATAgttttacatatttcttcaACCACGTAGTTAGTTCAGTTAACAAGCTTGGATTTTTCAACTTACAATAAAACCACAACTTTTACAAACCATTACCAATCTTGGCACCGACATCAACAGTTTCATAATTAGGAACACATGTAATCGATCGAATGCAACTAGTCGATTGTtgattgaaacaaaaaataggaagcgatagaaaaaagagtttattGTAGGAAATACACCGAAATATATATACAATGTTGTGAATGTTGAAATGAAAGTTTTTGGTATTATAACTTGAAAGTAACTCTTGATGGTGACTACAGTGACCCATTTCAAGATCTTGTATGTACATCCTCGTCACAAATAGCTTGATTTCTTAGATGTGGTCATTTTTAATCGGTCAATCATCTAATCGAAGCATAAGCAGCATCACATAGAATTGCTTTTGTAAACACACTAAA
The Necator americanus strain Aroian chromosome I, whole genome shotgun sequence genome window above contains:
- a CDS encoding hypothetical protein (NECATOR_CHRI.G1169.T1) gives rise to the protein MFLDFEAAFDSLHRDRLPNALRADGVPGGFVRLLDDMNQRRATAVRIPVRYTKPFEVVIGVRQGAVAGSFLFNLAIDDIMRRTVCQCPADIIFAPSRCPLTDLEYGNDVVIFAGSNVKLQTRR
- a CDS encoding hypothetical protein (NECATOR_CHRI.G1170.T1), with the translated sequence MGLELGKWFYSVECMSDNGDRLVDLREQTGLIIASVFKGNDLCYQLTCQGLTLLMSKGQLKRKMRTLKLQLDYVLSKNIPHSDIRKSRAIWYVLFDFDHRPVLLSLRTVVPQEKPNRSSSTENRYDRPERRRMQNEIPPMCVYSYWSTDQGEALLCGFLHKVHPGGCKGNTSGSNAAEEVCLRIGEYEILVYSFMDRPQH